The DNA segment ttcatctgtatttcctcctgcctacaatttgagctctttcaagaggagggtatcaggacacctctcctcccgaaattgacctagctttcggccactcctctgaactctttttacaggagcagcgagtagcggtctttttttcattaatgtttcctttttttgtttgcccttgagcggttggtttcctctgctgtataatatatatatatatatatatatatatatatatatatatatatatatatatatatatatatatatatatatatatatatatatatatatatatatatatatatatacatatatatatatatatatatatatatatatatatatatatatatatatatatatatatatatatatatatatatatatatatttgtatctatgtatgtatctatctatctatctattgctaAGTCTTGAGTGAAAATATCATTTACAGTGAAAGTGATGTTACTGAAGTGGAAGcagtgtatgttttttttttatataatatttttttctcttgttttaggCGTGCGTGACGATTCTGGCGGTGATAGTCATGCCGTACGGCCTgacccacccctctccctcctcatccagaCCAAATCTCCAACCCACCGGGAGCACGGAGCAAGATCCAGCAAATCTGGACGACGACGGAGCATTACAAGAGGGTTCAAGCACCTATCGAATTGACTTCCTTGCtggattttttcctccctttctccgtcctcttcctccacctccgccacctaAACCTCCAAGACCTTTCCCTCCAAGCCTTCCATATAAGCCTACTATTTCCACACCTCCAGTTAGCCCTCTAAACCATTTAAATGAAGGGCACCTTGATTCACTAGAGTTTCAGTTTGACTTCAAGCCACCTGACTTCTTCGAGTCATCTGGATTCCCCCGTCCCGAGGAGGAGTACTTTGATGGCCCTCCCCACCATTCTCCCTACCATGAGGAGTTCCCGGCTTCACATCCACACCCAGCTCACCATCATGAGGGACCTGATGAACCCGCTCATCCACACCATGAAGACCCAGGGCATTCTCCTCCAGTCCATCATGAAATTTCCCTTCACAGCCCGCCTCCTCAGTCACACCATGAGGAATCCCAACCTCCGCCCCCCAaaccttctcatttccttcctcctccccatcccccttccccaccctccaatCATGCATCCCCTCCCCGTAGACCCCACTTAGGGTCTATCCCTAACTCATTATATCGTTACCAAGTGCCGGTTAAGGATGTACACAATCCAAGAGACCACATTCATGACGACCTTGAACCCGGTGGTTTCCAAGGACTCGGTAATACCGATCTGGAATTCATCAAAGATATAACAAATAAATACATCTCTTCgagttcatcctcctccttttcctctttctcttccacctcatcaTTCTCTTTGTAATCTAGTTCACCATTTATCTTTCCGTTGCCACCATTTTGagataatatatttttctcatctttcctctcccctgtATCTGCCCATCTTTAAATATTACAATTATTTACCTCATTATCTTGGCTCTTTtactcaatttctctctctctctctctctctctctctctctctctctctctctctctctctctctctctctctctctctcttttgtgttgttgaatttatttgtttttcgtttttgttaGTATAAGAATGATACCTCATTAGTTTTGAATAAGTTTTACATTGTTACATATTTTCACCTTCGTTGATGCACTTGTATGTCCTCTAATAAACACTTTGTCAGGCAAACTTAAAATTAGTCCATCTTTAATATCCTTATTCCATAGTTACTCGTGTTCCATTGCCTAATGAAAATGTTGATACTTATGTACAATAAAACCATGAATACTTAAAGGAATGTTAACAGCTTCCAATGAGGAGTGTCTTCTTCATTtttcgtgatgatgatgatgatgatggtgatgatagtggtgatcatgatgatgatgatgataacggtgatgatgatgatgatcatgatgatgatgatgatgatgttgatggtggtatgatgatgatgattttgatgatgataacagtaatgGTTTTGCTgctaatgaaaaaataatacttgGATAATAGTAAGATAATAgtaagatactactactactactactactactactactaatgataataataataataagagagagagagagagagagagagagagagagagagagaggttattttTAGATGACACATGTCAGCCATTATtcccaggagggagggagagactatCGGCGTTGCCGCTTCTCTTTCACTTGGATGACTGTTTTCTGGGTGGGCTTCGAAGGATTGGAGCCCATAGTACCTTCCGtcagtcttttcttcttccttccagtcTGCGTTTCTTGCtcctgttgtgctggaagcttcccccggggtctatgggcctctggaaggctccgggaggagcgagcagaggggcggggagcaggcgccaggcgggaagtgttgccaactcgcacatatttttgctacatgttcttgtataatcgaaT comes from the Eriocheir sinensis breed Jianghai 21 chromosome 46, ASM2467909v1, whole genome shotgun sequence genome and includes:
- the LOC126980943 gene encoding uncharacterized protein LOC126980943 — protein: MSHQIFLIQACVTILAVIVMPYGLTHPSPSSSRPNLQPTGSTEQDPANLDDDGALQEGSSTYRIDFLAGFFPPFLRPLPPPPPPKPPRPFPPSLPYKPTISTPPVSPLNHLNEGHLDSLEFQFDFKPPDFFESSGFPRPEEEYFDGPPHHSPYHEEFPASHPHPAHHHEGPDEPAHPHHEDPGHSPPVHHEISLHSPPPQSHHEESQPPPPKPSHFLPPPHPPSPPSNHASPPRRPHLGSIPNSLYRYQVPVKDVHNPRDHIHDDLEPGGFQGLGNTDLEFIKDITNKYISSSSSSSFSSFSSTSSFSL